In the Alkaliphilus oremlandii OhILAs genome, one interval contains:
- the gap gene encoding type I glyceraldehyde-3-phosphate dehydrogenase has product MSIRVAINGLGRIGRLALRQLFDMDDFKIVAINDLATPEMLAYLLKYDSTQGTYKYADTVQYGENYIVVDGVKISLYKESDASKLPWEELSIDIVLECSGAYLSREKSQAHIEAGAKNVVISAPAGADIPTIVYGVNEDILKPEDHIVSAASCSTNALAPMVKALNDYTSILSGIMTVIHGYTATQMLQDGPQRKGNLRRSRAAAINIIPTTAEAAAAVGRVIPSLNGKLSGSAVRVPVPTGCLITLAAVVSGKELTVEKINMAMKAAASDTFGYTEEEYVSSDIIGITYAALFDASQTLVNKVNESEFEVRVGAWFDNENSFVSQMIRTTKYLSHI; this is encoded by the coding sequence ATGTCAATAAGAGTTGCAATTAATGGTTTAGGACGTATTGGACGGCTTGCTCTTAGGCAACTGTTTGATATGGATGATTTTAAAATCGTCGCAATTAATGATCTAGCTACACCGGAAATGCTGGCCTATCTTTTAAAATACGATTCAACCCAAGGTACCTATAAATATGCTGATACAGTCCAGTACGGCGAGAATTATATTGTTGTTGATGGAGTGAAAATCTCTCTTTATAAGGAATCGGATGCTTCAAAGCTTCCGTGGGAGGAGCTTTCAATAGATATTGTATTAGAATGCTCAGGGGCATATCTTTCAAGAGAAAAGTCTCAAGCACATATCGAAGCAGGAGCCAAAAATGTTGTAATATCAGCTCCTGCGGGGGCTGACATCCCTACAATAGTTTATGGTGTAAACGAGGATATACTGAAGCCGGAGGACCATATTGTTTCAGCGGCTTCATGTTCTACAAATGCACTTGCACCTATGGTAAAAGCGTTAAATGATTATACGTCCATTCTAAGTGGTATTATGACTGTAATTCATGGATACACGGCTACACAAATGCTACAAGACGGTCCACAGCGAAAGGGAAATCTTAGACGTTCCCGTGCTGCGGCTATCAATATTATTCCTACTACTGCAGAGGCAGCAGCGGCTGTTGGGCGTGTCATACCGTCTTTAAATGGTAAACTTAGCGGTTCTGCTGTTCGAGTGCCAGTACCCACGGGATGCCTTATTACACTTGCAGCAGTGGTTTCAGGGAAAGAACTGACCGTTGAGAAAATAAATATGGCAATGAAAGCAGCTGCTTCGGACACCTTTGGTTACACTGAAGAAGAATACGTCTCCTCAGACATTATAGGAATTACATATGCCGCACTTTTTGATGCTTCTCAAACTCTTGTAAATAAAGTCAACGAAAGTGAATTTGAAGTTAGAGTTGGTGCTTGGTTTGATAATGAAAATTCCTTCGTAAGCCAAATGATTCGGACCACAAAATATCTATCTCACATCTAA
- a CDS encoding AbrB family transcriptional regulator yields MDEIMFLLITILVGSMFGVAAVKVKIPAGLMVGAIVGVAAFNIFFDLAYMPKQTTLVVQIVAGAFIGCSMEKSDLRRLPKIIKPAAIMLSSLIILNLTAGFLIYFLSPLDLVTSLMSVVPGGVSDTPIIAAVMGADGPKVAVMQLVRQILGIGVFPALIFVYDHKCRKHGIENERGAFIEKRQKSKTKSWRAFLCTVVVAALFGILGKISGITAGTFTFAILSVLILKLVFDFAYIPKWLKKCAQVLSGSYLGSTIVLNDVLTLRYLLVPLCIIVLGYAANCFVTGKIISKTCGFTRKEAMLITTPAGASDMALISNDLGVENTDIIILQVLRAVIVMSLFPQIINLILHIIGA; encoded by the coding sequence TTGGATGAAATTATGTTTCTGTTGATTACCATACTTGTCGGAAGTATGTTCGGTGTAGCTGCGGTAAAAGTAAAAATTCCTGCCGGGCTCATGGTTGGAGCCATAGTCGGTGTTGCGGCATTTAATATCTTCTTTGATCTTGCCTATATGCCAAAGCAAACAACGCTGGTTGTTCAGATTGTTGCCGGTGCTTTTATTGGCTGTTCTATGGAGAAAAGTGACTTAAGGCGCCTGCCAAAGATAATTAAACCAGCAGCAATTATGCTGAGCTCCTTAATAATCTTAAATTTAACGGCTGGTTTTTTGATTTACTTCCTCAGTCCGCTGGATTTAGTGACATCCCTTATGTCAGTGGTACCCGGAGGCGTAAGTGATACGCCAATTATTGCGGCTGTCATGGGAGCAGACGGACCGAAGGTAGCCGTTATGCAGCTGGTTCGACAGATTCTTGGAATTGGTGTTTTTCCAGCTCTAATTTTCGTCTACGATCATAAGTGCAGAAAGCATGGTATCGAAAACGAAAGGGGAGCATTCATTGAAAAACGCCAAAAGTCAAAAACAAAATCATGGCGTGCATTTTTATGTACAGTGGTTGTTGCCGCACTTTTCGGTATCCTTGGCAAAATATCCGGTATAACAGCAGGCACCTTCACTTTCGCTATCCTTTCTGTATTAATTCTTAAATTAGTATTTGATTTTGCCTACATTCCAAAATGGCTCAAAAAATGTGCACAGGTTTTAAGTGGAAGCTATCTTGGAAGTACTATTGTCTTGAATGATGTTCTGACATTACGATATTTGCTGGTACCTCTTTGTATCATTGTGCTGGGCTATGCAGCAAACTGTTTTGTTACCGGAAAGATTATTAGCAAAACCTGTGGTTTTACCAGGAAAGAAGCCATGCTCATTACTACACCAGCGGGAGCGTCCGACATGGCGCTGATTTCAAACGATTTAGGTGTAGAAAATACAGACATCATTATCTTACAGGTTCTGAGGGCTGTTATTGTAATGTCATTATTTCCTCAAATCATTAATCTGATTTTACATATCATTGGAGCTTAG
- a CDS encoding type II secretion system protein: MKIIKKTKAGLTLIELIVSIAIIGMIVVAFMPLFVMSSKTNNRSETILDSTYLGKDVMELVYNLSKTVPYNELKNKLVSEKGYTELSSNTYLYEYEDKKCLYISFTESENLIKVVTKIYKDKSMNQLEVQYESLYSWIGRGILSEE; this comes from the coding sequence GTGAAAATTATCAAAAAAACGAAAGCAGGACTAACTCTCATAGAACTTATAGTTTCTATAGCTATAATTGGGATGATAGTTGTCGCATTTATGCCTTTATTTGTCATGTCATCGAAAACTAACAATAGATCAGAAACTATACTTGATTCTACATATCTTGGAAAAGATGTTATGGAATTAGTATATAATTTAAGTAAAACCGTTCCCTATAATGAATTAAAGAATAAGTTGGTAAGTGAAAAAGGCTATACAGAACTATCCAGTAATACCTACCTCTATGAATATGAAGACAAAAAATGCTTGTATATCAGCTTTACTGAAAGTGAAAATTTAATAAAGGTAGTTACGAAAATATATAAAGATAAAAGTATGAACCAACTAGAGGTGCAATACGAGTCGCTATATTCTTGGATTGGAAGGGGTATTTTAAGTGAAGAGTAA
- a CDS encoding PilX N-terminal domain-containing pilus assembly protein, giving the protein MIKRRVKEKKGFALIITLLSLALISILGLVLMRVATSNFKMTKIDSRSQGAYYIAEAGISYMIDQFNTEVHENESKYKTSTAFFQHIENQFTKAASTLDNFEKNNGEQPKAFITVSQVGTNEDRRDYKIQSVGKIGDSTRTVGAILSISWNQEEKNEIIEELIFYAKNFSFKGSSVNAPTGSIVMDGIQTHSLNGGSALNISNMYFNGPVKMDGGSASFGSKDNPGNIYVNGNLEFWNGTRDVYGDIRVNGKFRLKDAKIYGNVYVNGDLELEWIPEIHQNIYYTGKLIAPANYNTSVLNKCIKVESVDNFKIPIVDYSLREDRWYIDNGYVVKGNETGTIPHGAKMLVNNYKNTNWQNITGQVVLISKGDIILRGGNGFTGALIAPNGRVEYSGDGTFNGVIISKNEITLPKGGNYFNFKGLSEIFGKDIPVIASGNVGNGNGGGGSTTSQSVKVTIKSNIKEE; this is encoded by the coding sequence GTGATAAAGAGAAGAGTGAAAGAAAAAAAAGGTTTTGCTTTGATTATTACACTTTTAAGCCTAGCATTAATATCAATTCTGGGACTTGTCCTAATGAGAGTTGCAACATCTAATTTCAAGATGACAAAAATAGACAGTAGAAGTCAAGGTGCTTATTATATTGCAGAAGCTGGAATAAGCTATATGATTGATCAATTCAATACAGAGGTGCATGAAAATGAAAGCAAGTATAAAACTAGCACAGCGTTTTTTCAACATATTGAAAATCAATTTACAAAAGCTGCAAGTACTCTAGATAATTTCGAGAAAAATAATGGAGAGCAACCCAAAGCTTTTATTACAGTAAGTCAGGTAGGCACAAATGAAGATAGGAGAGATTATAAGATACAATCTGTAGGGAAAATTGGAGATAGTACGAGAACCGTTGGTGCGATTCTATCAATAAGCTGGAATCAAGAGGAAAAAAATGAAATAATAGAAGAATTAATATTTTATGCAAAAAATTTTAGCTTTAAGGGTTCATCAGTAAATGCGCCTACAGGAAGTATCGTCATGGATGGTATACAAACACATAGCTTAAATGGGGGTTCAGCATTAAACATAAGCAATATGTATTTTAATGGTCCTGTGAAGATGGATGGGGGTTCAGCATCTTTTGGAAGCAAAGATAATCCAGGAAATATATATGTCAATGGTAATCTAGAGTTTTGGAATGGTACAAGAGATGTATACGGTGACATAAGAGTAAATGGAAAGTTTAGGTTAAAAGATGCCAAAATCTATGGAAACGTGTATGTAAATGGCGATTTAGAATTAGAGTGGATCCCTGAAATTCATCAAAACATATATTATACAGGCAAATTAATTGCACCTGCAAATTACAATACATCGGTACTAAACAAATGTATAAAGGTAGAGAGTGTGGATAATTTTAAAATACCAATAGTGGATTATAGCTTAAGAGAAGATCGTTGGTATATAGATAATGGATATGTTGTAAAAGGTAATGAAACAGGAACCATTCCACATGGTGCTAAAATGCTGGTGAATAACTACAAAAATACTAACTGGCAAAACATAACGGGACAAGTGGTTCTTATTAGTAAGGGAGATATCATATTGAGGGGTGGCAATGGATTTACAGGTGCTTTAATTGCCCCTAATGGGAGAGTTGAATATTCAGGAGATGGAACTTTTAATGGTGTTATAATATCTAAAAATGAAATTACTTTGCCTAAGGGAGGCAATTATTTTAACTTTAAAGGTTTAAGTGAAATTTTTGGGAAGGATATTCCAGTAATAGCCAGCGGCAATGTAGGTAATGGAAACGGCGGGGGCGGCTCAACAACTTCACAAAGTGTAAAGGTTACTATAAAATCAAATATTAAAGAAGAGTGA
- a CDS encoding PilW family protein yields MKSNRGFTLIELAIVLGLAGIVLSMIFSPIIFSFQNFGIQNEKANITSNLRATMDHLTRQIRKASEVEVVNDNAIKIDSKVYKIQDRNLVKDDSILIEGVDELIIRKDKNRMEIKVVIRDRKNKEHSLSSTINMR; encoded by the coding sequence GTGAAGAGTAATAGAGGGTTTACTTTGATAGAGTTAGCAATAGTTTTAGGATTAGCAGGGATCGTATTATCAATGATTTTTTCACCGATCATATTTTCATTCCAAAACTTTGGGATTCAAAATGAAAAAGCAAACATAACATCAAATTTAAGAGCTACCATGGACCATTTAACGAGGCAAATAAGAAAGGCCAGTGAAGTTGAAGTCGTTAATGACAATGCCATTAAGATTGATTCTAAGGTTTACAAGATTCAAGACAGAAATCTTGTTAAGGATGATAGTATACTTATAGAGGGTGTTGATGAATTAATTATACGGAAAGATAAGAATAGAATGGAAATAAAAGTAGTAATCAGGGATCGTAAAAACAAAGAACATAGTCTTTCATCAACTATCAATATGCGGTAA